GCTGTACCTTCGATGATACGTGACGCCGCCTCTGGATCCGTAGCGTTGAGATCGGCCTTTTTCATTTCGACGATCTCGAGAATCTGAGCTTTCGTTACCTTACCTACCTTGTCGCGGTTAGGTACACCAGAGCCCTTAGCCAATCCAGCAGCCTTCTTGAGAAGGACCGCAGCTGGTGGGGACTTTAGAACGAAAGTGAAAGACTTGTCTTGGTAGACAGTGATTACGACAGGAAGGATAAGCCCTGCCTTGTCTTGTGTCTTCGCGTTGTACTCCTTACAGAATGCCATGATGTTGACACCAGCTGCACCAAGAGCTGGGCCGACAGGAGGCGCTGGGTTTGCGCCGCCGGCTGGGAGTTGTAGGCGAATGGTTCCTGTAACTTTCTTTGCCATTTGTTTAGCTTGTTAAGCGTTCGACTTGCCAATACTCCAGCTCTACTGGAGTGAATCTTCCAAAGATCGAAACCGACACCTTGAGCTTGCCCTTTTCCGGGTCTATCTCGTCGATGCGGCCATTGAGATTCAAGAATGGGCCATCCGTAATTTTGACTTCTTCTCCGATCTCGAACTGGACCTTCGGTGTTTCCTTGCCCGTGGCGGCTTCCACTTGGCTGAGAATCGTATCGATCTCAGCCTTTTTGAGAGGCGTTGGACGGTCTCCGCCTACGAAATTGATGACGCCCGCAGTCTCGCGGACGAAATACCAAGGCTTGTTGAGTAGCTTTCCATTCTCGTCGTAAAGACGCATGTGAATGAAAGCGTAGCCTGGATAAAACTTACGCACGATCTGAGACTTCTTGCCGTTTTTAACTTCGGTCACAGTCTCGGTCGGCACGAGGACTTCGAAAACGAACTCCTCCATCTCCTCTTCTTTGATGAACTTGTCTAGGTACCGCTTAACCTTACCCTCTTGATTCGAAAGGGTTTGGATGACGTACCAGGCGGCGCCGGTCTTTGCGCTTAATTCA
This genomic interval from Pelagicoccus albus contains the following:
- the rplK gene encoding 50S ribosomal protein L11, with protein sequence MAKKVTGTIRLQLPAGGANPAPPVGPALGAAGVNIMAFCKEYNAKTQDKAGLILPVVITVYQDKSFTFVLKSPPAAVLLKKAAGLAKGSGVPNRDKVGKVTKAQILEIVEMKKADLNATDPEAASRIIEGTARSMGIEVEG
- the nusG gene encoding transcription termination/antitermination protein NusG is translated as MSELSAKTGAAWYVIQTLSNQEGKVKRYLDKFIKEEEMEEFVFEVLVPTETVTEVKNGKKSQIVRKFYPGYAFIHMRLYDENGKLLNKPWYFVRETAGVINFVGGDRPTPLKKAEIDTILSQVEAATGKETPKVQFEIGEEVKITDGPFLNLNGRIDEIDPEKGKLKVSVSIFGRFTPVELEYWQVERLTS